In Arachis stenosperma cultivar V10309 chromosome 1, arast.V10309.gnm1.PFL2, whole genome shotgun sequence, one DNA window encodes the following:
- the LOC130975507 gene encoding serine acetyltransferase 2-like: MQLDCDKCRSKALKLASQEKGVSSVALEGEDRDQLVVTGKVDAVCLVKVLRKKFKCVNLVSVQELKENDDNKRNAYHLERVFPVYAMGIPNPSHSSAFHNNHLDISLQTIWDHIREEARFEAEREPILSSFMYASILSHDCLEQALASVLANRLQNPTLLATQLMDIFFNLLMHDESIRRSIRLDLKAFKDRGPSCLSYCSTLLNMPGYHSLQVYRVAHALWGEGRKVLALALKSRVSEVFGIDIHPAAKIGNEILLDHGTRVVIGETAIVGNKVSLMQGVTLGETGKEGGDRHPKVAEGVLVGASAIILGNIRIGEGVKIVAGSLVLKDVPPHSIVAGVPAHVIGRLNEHDPSLTMKHDATKEF; encoded by the exons ATGCAATTGGATTGTGACAAATGCAGAAGCAAGGCACTCAAACTTGCATCTCAAGAAAAAG GTGTAAGCTCAGTGGCATTGGAAGGTGAAGATAGAGACCAATTGGTGGTGACTGGAAAAGTTGATGCTGTGTGTTTGGTTAAGGTTCTTCGGAAGAAGTTTAAATGTGTAAACCTCGTGAGTGTCCAAGAATTGAAGGAGAATGATGATAACAAACGCAa TGCTTATCACTTGGAGAGAGTTTTCCCTGTTTATGCCATGGGCATTCCAAACCCATCACACTCTTCTGCCTTTCATAATAACCATTTGGATATTTCTCTTCAAACCATTTGGGATCATATAAGAGAAGAAGCCAGGTTTGAG GCAGAAAGGGAACCAATTTTGAGTAGCTTCATGTATGCAAGTATTTTGTCACATGATTGCTTAGAGCAAGCACTAGCATCTGTTCTTGCAAATCGTCTCCAAAATCCTACTCTTTTGGCAACTCAGTTAATGGATATCTTTTTCAATCTCCTAATGCATGATGAATCTATCCGAAGATCTATTCGTTTAGATCTCAAG GCATTTAAAGACAGAGGTCCTTCTTGTTTGTCATATTGCTCTACACTTTTGAATA TGCCGGGTTACCATTCTTTGCAAGTGTACCGTGTAGCGCACGCTTTGTGGGGCGAGGGTCGAAAGGTATTGGCTTTAGCTTTGAAAAGTAGAGTTAGTGAG GTTTTCGGCATTGATATACATCCTG CTGCAAAAATAGGGAATGAAATTCTATTAGATCATGGAACACGTGTGGTTATTGGTGAAACTGCCATTGTTGGAAACAAAGTCTCATTGATGCAA GGTGTGACTTTAGGAGAAACAGGGAAAGAAGGGGGTGATAGGCATCCCAAAGTAGCAGAAGGTGTTCTAGTTGGGGCAAGTGCAATCATACTTGGTAACATAAGAATTGGTGAAGGTGTTAAGATTGTTGCTGGTTCTCTTGTCTTGAAAGATGTTCCTCCCCATAG